A genomic region of Miscanthus floridulus cultivar M001 chromosome 3, ASM1932011v1, whole genome shotgun sequence contains the following coding sequences:
- the LOC136546117 gene encoding putative pumilio homolog 8, chloroplastic, translating into MSPPHEEHHEQEKQAGIKVAGYEAPNNKLLEMMAGLSIYNQQSAVVLPRLWEEDDAAAAAAADRFSPAFLGPHRGIIDRRAYEAAPPIGQEAGPSAPSQMHPASVRMPLPPCDRSVPDARARPFAEGRFRRSIARGPRNEPAVGMLPPGAITAARGAHPGAQAYMAMAPPPYLHGGTVAVNRPNLFPGNEEALLLALSEETPESIVSYACDLLESRHGQRLFRLVLSHCSQQLRDRIVATITRDRKSFGSLCTRRPDEVVHIISSCETRRSMQLLGEAMLQWMTHNQMRYLLLDSKRLRVLHAFIVSSPPDIAQFIFEAVAQNCTRLAYQSNGLSLLQNCLERVSRKQKDDIFTQLSYQSLFLAQNSSGNWIVQDVLRKGDPSHIEIIASCLRNHYVTLAKNKYSSNVVEWCLKVFHEGEKSVIVYEFISYPHFRDLVTDEFANFALSTALETCEVPLRNILANAILSQNIIVRNQHCTKIFSTLAKYGFM; encoded by the exons ATGTCGCCGCCGCACGAGGAGCACCATGAGCAGGAGAAGCAAGCCGGCATCAAGGTGGCGGGGTACGAGGCGCCGAACAACAAGCTGCTTGAGATGATGGCGGGTCTTTCCATCTACAACCAGCAGTCCGCCGTGGTGCTGCCGCGGCTGTGGGAGGAggacgacgcggcggcggcggcggcggcggatcgcTTCTCACCTGCTTTTCTTGGGCCTCATCGCGGCATCATCGATCGGCGCGCATACGAGGCGGCGCCTCCGATAGGGCAGGAAGCCGGTCCGTCAGCGCCGTCGCAGATGCATCCTGCATCGGTGCGGATGCCGCTGCCGCCCTGCGACCGTAGCGTGCCCGACGCGCGGGCGCGGCCCTTCGCGGAAGGTCGATTTCGGCGCAGCATCGCTCGTGGGCCCCGGAACGAGCCGGCCGTGGGCATGCTCCCGCCTGGCGCAATCACCGCAGCTCGCGGCGCCCACCCTGGCGCCCAAGCGTAtatggccatggcgccgccgccttaCCTGCACGGTGGCACGGTGGCTGTCAACCGCCCCAACTTGTTTCCTGGGAACGAGGAAGCCTTGCTCCTCGCGCTGTCCGAGGAAACCCCCGAGAGTATCGTGTCCTACGCCTGCGACCTCTTAGAGAGCAGACATGGGCAGCGGCTATTCCGTCTGGTCCTCAGTCACTGCAGCCAGCAGCTGCGGGATCGGATCGTTGCTACGATCACCCGGGACAGGAAGAGTTTTGGTAGCCTTTGCACTCGGAG GCCAGATGAAGTAGTTCATATAATCAGTTCCTGTGAAACTCGGAGATCAATGCAGCTTCTTGGAGAGGCCATGCTACAATGGATGACACATAATCAGATGAGGTACCTCCTGTTGGATTCGAAAAGATTAAGAGTGCTGCATGCTTTCATAGTGAGCTCTCCTCCAGATATTGCTCAG TTCATTTTCGAAGCTGTTGCTCAAAATTGTACAAGACTTGCATATCAATCAAATGGTCTGAGCCTACTACAAAATTGCCTAGAGCGTGTCAGCCGGAAGCAAAAGGATGATATTTTTACCCAACTCTCTTATCAGAGCCTTTTCCTTGCTCAAAATTCCAGTGG AAACTGGATTGTTCAGGATGTTCTGCGGAAGGGAGATCCCTCTCACATTGAAATCATTGCTTCATGCCTTAGAAATCATTATGTGACACTCGCGAAAAATAAGTATAGCAGCAATGTCGTTGAATGGTGTTTAAAGGTATTCCACGAAGGAGAGAAATCAGTCATTGTATATGAATTCATTAGCTATCCTCACTTTAGAGATCTGGTGACAGATGAGTTTGCTAATTTTGCTCTCTCTACTGCTCTTGAAACATGTGAG GTTCCTCTCCGAAACATTTTGGCGAATGCCATCCTTTCCCAAAATATCATCGTACGGAATCAACACTGTACGAAGATCTTTAGCACATTAGCCAAATATGGGTTTATGTAA
- the LOC136546118 gene encoding uncharacterized protein isoform X2: MEPTEPSRGTKRPLTATAGDDDDAGRERKPRFPKGKKAKYRDAGAEGGPSGNAVDLDSMLNPELAAERRARQRHGQLKEGDDAKGGAADVKGFEVRYNDGVNFVDDGIRIEPFNLEREREEGYFDENGNFVEYARGDEIKDAWLDSVEVDPTYAAKVQNKGKEKVEEFEDLSSDDIGRLKRKIANLLEPGETIMQALKRLKGTSTDKRGKMAEGTKRIFDELTEAAMKLMENGDYNVYSDDRETFEREAAGYERLARARLGLPEVDDVSEDPKYNQTPSSVLEIDQPSSVLEMELGPSTANISTATAATNDDDSNLDMFGDDDNDDANHSSDANTVGSGLHPGTSDVKKADNGSVDSDYVYDPSSGYYYSSSTGYYYDPTSGYYGSASTGTWYSYDEQTGTYKEIQDEQTGTAKEELGDAIKE; the protein is encoded by the exons atGGAGCCCACGGAGCCGTCGCGTGGCACCAAGCGCCCTCTCACCGCCACcgcaggcgacgacgacgatgccgGCCG GGAGCGCAAGCCGCGGTTCCCTAAGGGGAAGAAGGCAAAGTACCGCGACGCCGGTGCGGAGGGAGGCCCCTCCGGCAACGCCGTGGACCTCGACAGCATGCTGAACCCGGAGCTTGCGGCGGAGCGCCGGGCACGGCAGCGCCACGGCCAGCTCAAGGAGGGCGACGACGCGAAGGGAGGTGCCGCTGACGTCAAGGGCTTCGAAGTCCGCTACAAC GATGGCGTTAACTTTGTTGATGATGGTATCCGGATAGAGCCGTTTAACTTGGAGCGAGAAAGGGAAGAAGGTTATTTCGATGAAAATGGGAACTTTGTGGAGTACGCAAGAGGCGATGAGATTAAG GATGCCTGGTTGGACAGTGTGGAAGTTGACCCAACGTATGCTGCAAAGGTTCAGAACAAAGGCAAAGAGAAAGTAGAAGAGTTTGAGGACCTCTCTTCCGATGACATTGGGAGGCTAAAAAGGAAGATAGCAAACTTGCTTGAACCAGGAGAAACG ATAATGCAAGCTTTGAAAAGGTTGAAGGGTACATCCACGGATAAACGTGGAAAGATGGCTGAGGGGACTAAACGTATATTTGATGAATTGACTGAAGCTGCCATGAAGCTAATGGAGAATGGCGACTATA ATGTTTACTCAGATGATCGTGAGACCTTTGAACGCGAGGCTG CTGGGTATGAACGTTTGGCACGTGCTCGACTTGGTTTGCCAGAAGTTGATGATGTCTCTGAAGATCCAAAATATAACCAGACACCATCGTCAGTACTGGAAATTGACCAACCATCATCTGTACTGGAAATGGAACTTGGTCCCTCAACTGCCAATATATCTACAGCCACTGCTGCAACCAACGATGATGACAGTAACCTGGACATGTTTggtgatgatgacaacgatgatgcCAATCATAGTTCTGATGCCAATACTGTAGGTTCAGGTTTGCATCCTGGAACCTCAGATGTGAAGA AAGCTGATAATGGAAGCGTGGACTCAGACTATGTCTATGATCCTTCTTCAGG TTACTACTATAGCAGCAGCACAGGCTATTACTATGACCCTACCTCTGGATATTATGGTTCTGCATCTACGGGAACCTG GTACTCATACGATGAGCAAACTGGAACGTACAAAGAAATTCAGGATGAACAAACTGGCACGGCCAAAGAAGAGCTGGGAGATGCCATCAAGGAGTAA
- the LOC136546118 gene encoding uncharacterized protein isoform X1, which yields MEPTEPSRGTKRPLTATAGDDDDAGRERKPRFPKGKKAKYRDAGAEGGPSGNAVDLDSMLNPELAAERRARQRHGQLKEGDDAKGGAADVKGFEVRYNDGVNFVDDGIRIEPFNLEREREEGYFDENGNFVEYARGDEIKDAWLDSVEVDPTYAAKVQNKGKEKVEEFEDLSSDDIGRLKRKIANLLEPGETIMQALKRLKGTSTDKRGKMAEGTKRIFDELTEAAMKLMENGDYTGYERLARARLGLPEVDDVSEDPKYNQTPSSVLEIDQPSSVLEMELGPSTANISTATAATNDDDSNLDMFGDDDNDDANHSSDANTVGSGLHPGTSDVKKADNGSVDSDYVYDPSSGYYYSSSTGYYYDPTSGYYGSASTGTWYSYDEQTGTYKEIQDEQTGTAKEELGDAIKE from the exons atGGAGCCCACGGAGCCGTCGCGTGGCACCAAGCGCCCTCTCACCGCCACcgcaggcgacgacgacgatgccgGCCG GGAGCGCAAGCCGCGGTTCCCTAAGGGGAAGAAGGCAAAGTACCGCGACGCCGGTGCGGAGGGAGGCCCCTCCGGCAACGCCGTGGACCTCGACAGCATGCTGAACCCGGAGCTTGCGGCGGAGCGCCGGGCACGGCAGCGCCACGGCCAGCTCAAGGAGGGCGACGACGCGAAGGGAGGTGCCGCTGACGTCAAGGGCTTCGAAGTCCGCTACAAC GATGGCGTTAACTTTGTTGATGATGGTATCCGGATAGAGCCGTTTAACTTGGAGCGAGAAAGGGAAGAAGGTTATTTCGATGAAAATGGGAACTTTGTGGAGTACGCAAGAGGCGATGAGATTAAG GATGCCTGGTTGGACAGTGTGGAAGTTGACCCAACGTATGCTGCAAAGGTTCAGAACAAAGGCAAAGAGAAAGTAGAAGAGTTTGAGGACCTCTCTTCCGATGACATTGGGAGGCTAAAAAGGAAGATAGCAAACTTGCTTGAACCAGGAGAAACG ATAATGCAAGCTTTGAAAAGGTTGAAGGGTACATCCACGGATAAACGTGGAAAGATGGCTGAGGGGACTAAACGTATATTTGATGAATTGACTGAAGCTGCCATGAAGCTAATGGAGAATGGCGACTATA CTGGGTATGAACGTTTGGCACGTGCTCGACTTGGTTTGCCAGAAGTTGATGATGTCTCTGAAGATCCAAAATATAACCAGACACCATCGTCAGTACTGGAAATTGACCAACCATCATCTGTACTGGAAATGGAACTTGGTCCCTCAACTGCCAATATATCTACAGCCACTGCTGCAACCAACGATGATGACAGTAACCTGGACATGTTTggtgatgatgacaacgatgatgcCAATCATAGTTCTGATGCCAATACTGTAGGTTCAGGTTTGCATCCTGGAACCTCAGATGTGAAGA AAGCTGATAATGGAAGCGTGGACTCAGACTATGTCTATGATCCTTCTTCAGG TTACTACTATAGCAGCAGCACAGGCTATTACTATGACCCTACCTCTGGATATTATGGTTCTGCATCTACGGGAACCTG GTACTCATACGATGAGCAAACTGGAACGTACAAAGAAATTCAGGATGAACAAACTGGCACGGCCAAAGAAGAGCTGGGAGATGCCATCAAGGAGTAA
- the LOC136544043 gene encoding uncharacterized protein: MGRPSIEALAMADADWRAQHYAFDDDDQAGAPPEHLRAFEAFIDAVVPADMVLAFGREQSARARRGERRPSHQEDVKEKLKLWAKAVAAKARQDIIKHNNENNARVHGV, from the coding sequence ATGGGAAGGCCGTCCATTGAGGCGCTGGCAATGGCGGACGCCGACTGGCGGGCGCAGCACTACGCCTTCGACGACGACGACCAAGCAGGCGCGCCGCCGGAGCACCTGCGCGCCTTCGAGGCGTTCATCGACGCGGTGGTGCCGGCGGACATGGTGCTGGCGTTCGGGCGCGAGCAGAGCGCGCGAGCGCGGCGCGGGGAGCGGCGCCCAAGCCACCAGGAGGACGTCAAGGAGAAGCTCAAGCTCTGGGCCAAGGCCGTGGCCGCCAAGGCGAGACAAGACATCATCAAACACAACAACGAGAATAATGCACGCGTACACGGTGTCTAG